From the Ruminiclostridium josui JCM 17888 genome, one window contains:
- a CDS encoding S8 family serine peptidase, with product MKKIRIAISRILVMAFFITNTLVYLPSLSFAAGNNNEKADKKTVAMVHHEKTEILVKYKNSANQDKVKNNLKKKVKLKKLNVTKKYEKNKIDLLEIDTKDDISQVVDELKKDPDVLYAQPNYKLDIMSAPSDPMFEHQWGLQNNARETEGQLGRNGVDINALNAWNLTQGSSSVVVGLLDTGVDINHNDLKDNIFVNSKEIPGNGIDDDNNGYIDDINGWDFVNSDKTVFDDATLDFHGTHVAGIIAAEANSEGICGIAPKAKVLPLKFINGNWGYTCDAIDAIEYAMKMGVKIINCSFGGTDDNFALKDTMANSGILFICAAGNRGADVAVSPVYPACFDIPNVLSVASIDSKGVLSPYSSYGNKIHVAAPGVNILSTTPGNTYDYFTGTSAAVPFVTGIAALLQSYVPNLTITQISQRIKENVVSCTNLKEKVSAGGRVDAYAALTNTKPEPDTYDGPGNDNNTVPAGQQGGNIDTWYTMDQLAKIKEKLHYGESGVNPASGNFSVTVNDMSVLAPGFQVNISRTYNSRNDVSKEFGRGWTFGFSGKVEGTGVVDVSLPNGSVERFRLNGNVYEPEESRSKFAKNADSTYTLTTPDQYKYTFNTNRYLVKMEDRNGNAINITVDGSGKITKITDTVGRTYAVSYGANGLVQKITDPENRVVVYEYDNNKRLSVVTDPMGGKMRYFYDSWGYLNQIQDHNEKVVEKITYNHAEGENQHKVSEATDSLGDTVKYAYDMTNKKTTIIDINGRVSSYWFDSSFYTIRVQNPDGKSSYTEYFQYGGKNKYGDIKSQTDCNGNKTQYEIDDRGNVTKIINPDGSTYLKEYDEKNNVTKEVDECGKITYNVYDENKINLIKKVQPLNGTDVYDGTDDTGFAITSYQYYTAEESGSLAKGLLKSETDAEGNTTTYTYNTYGDVETVSDPETGKVTTYEYNQIGWKTSETTPKGYRTEFTYDKNGQLIKTTIVSSKNETQRTVYDLLGRKMQEITPNQYDSTKDNVETNTYVDNTVGTKYEYFDSGKIKEQINALGDKTSFTYDVYGNILTETKPNGAIYRYEYDVLDRPLKIYFRDNSSVSEILLTQYSYATLEDGKTQKTETKFLDSKDKAVTVYTYDYADRLVEQQNPDGTRLRTIYNANETINRQIAANGSSTYFKYDGLNRLTEQWTPFEVSNGNTLYTYSKIEYDKAGRKTAVKSGKDKVLLWSIPESLAITNYRYYKNGNVSQTMDSEGRKTEYLYDDDGNVIRESVYTDAANKLVTDYTYNYLGKLEKKEQHVKAGDLYGKDFDDTTDTVLTTSYTYDKNGNRKTVTAPNKVTTTFEYDELDRQLSQSEPGVSEKGVVVTITKSTTYDWEGNLLTVTDAKGGITKYEYNHRGLLIKVTDAQNGVTAYDYDLAGRKIAEVTPKNYDSTKSIYNMSRIEYVYDEMDRVIAKKDIYIDPVTHQWITIYTKTCKYDNSGNLIKELDAAGYDSGVGTTLEEKINSGYGTEYTYNLANLVITSKDPVAKEYDLAFTSRSEYDGLARKISETNANKVETRYTYNDAGDILSVSLKKNPSSEPKVIKHSTYDLAGRILAQTDGNGNTTTFEYNALGKVRKTVAPGDSTIPSIMVTSQYDEMGQLKQQLNSMGKVDLYTYDNQGRQLSHTEKKSDNTQAITTYSTYDLNGNKYSETDGNGNVKTYNYDSLNRLLAVETTVGGREKTTTWTYDANGNKTSETDWLGNTSTNIYDPLNRLIEKKDPYTTIQKLEYNKNSKQIKSTDALGNETIYIYDKNNRLIATIDPEGHTTSQSYDDVGNIIAKTNGRNITTTYRFDEFNRLTEVINPKSEKTTYTYDLNGNKLTQTDGNGNTTYYEYNAANKVIRKIDQGGRIGTPGKYTYLDAKTEKYTYFADGSLKTKTDRNGKQTIYSYDIHGRLTRKAIGETAISYTYDNNDNQLTMTDKTGTTTRTYDEENRVITKKAPGFGTTTYTYDNPEGEGLYSETTEDFKNNLTKKVYDKVGRLYQVISEGKTTTYKYYGNGSRKTVIYNDGAKEEYTYYKDGLNKTLTNKKADGTVIDTYSYTYDEAHNQTSKTDRKGTTSYIYDSLNRLEKIMEPNGRTTNYTFDKAGNRLTETILAGAASVTTTYTYNEQNRLVSTVKRSGTETITDTYRYDNNGNTVSKTTEIVKPVATSTSGGFSLEKSGQSMASNVTYYQFDVWNQLIKTTTGKKTATYSYNGEGYRVTKTENERTTNYLYEADKVVLETDVEGNETARNIYGLNLLTRTAQNDTMNYMYNGHGDVTALIGENGAIQATYYYDAFGNITEQTGDVNNNITYAGYQYDKETDLYYLNARYYDSKTARFLSEDTYTGDPNDPLSLNLYTYCHNEPVMYFDPTGHTYAYLTDLAKSVGGNAKWDSKKRVAVVTVNGITKELKTSDYKNVNGKIVIDNEQFDKMFTKSTNSYVTYSIDTTVKNGDIKGTQMVNVNGNNQIISSHNQTNNYYKDTNKPNQKGNATKGTGNLNVNNAAKIPDTYTEKNGVKTPTSSLPWNGEPGSTGTLYNPDGSVKQERWYKPNTEPDVDIDYNHGGTGHTFPHGHEYDENGERGDPIPLLIKLLPALKEGAIRVGDAVEARVSPIIIPKPLIDIWMRSMPEYKPKDLV from the coding sequence GTGAAAAAAATACGAATTGCAATATCCAGAATTCTTGTTATGGCCTTTTTCATAACGAATACTCTTGTATATTTACCGTCATTAAGCTTTGCAGCAGGAAATAATAATGAAAAAGCTGATAAAAAAACAGTTGCTATGGTTCACCATGAAAAAACTGAAATTCTGGTTAAATATAAAAACAGCGCAAATCAGGACAAGGTTAAAAATAACCTGAAAAAGAAAGTAAAGCTCAAAAAGCTCAATGTAACAAAGAAATATGAAAAAAACAAAATTGACTTACTGGAAATAGACACAAAGGATGATATATCACAAGTAGTTGATGAGCTAAAAAAAGACCCTGACGTTTTGTATGCACAGCCAAACTACAAACTCGATATAATGTCTGCTCCATCCGACCCGATGTTTGAACATCAGTGGGGTCTTCAAAACAACGCTCGGGAAACAGAAGGGCAGCTGGGGAGAAACGGCGTGGATATAAATGCATTAAATGCATGGAATCTGACTCAGGGCTCTTCCTCCGTTGTAGTAGGACTTTTGGATACAGGTGTTGATATCAATCACAATGACTTGAAAGACAACATATTTGTAAATTCCAAGGAAATTCCGGGCAACGGAATAGACGATGATAATAACGGATATATAGATGATATTAATGGTTGGGACTTTGTAAATTCAGATAAAACCGTGTTTGATGATGCAACATTAGACTTTCACGGAACACATGTTGCAGGAATAATTGCAGCAGAAGCAAACAGTGAAGGAATATGCGGTATTGCACCAAAAGCAAAGGTATTGCCATTAAAATTCATTAACGGAAACTGGGGCTACACCTGTGATGCAATAGATGCAATAGAATACGCAATGAAAATGGGTGTCAAAATAATAAACTGCAGTTTTGGTGGTACTGATGACAATTTTGCACTAAAGGATACCATGGCAAACAGCGGCATCCTGTTCATATGTGCTGCAGGAAACAGGGGAGCAGACGTTGCAGTATCCCCGGTATATCCTGCATGCTTTGACATTCCAAATGTGTTATCAGTTGCTTCCATAGACAGCAAAGGAGTACTTTCGCCATATTCAAGCTATGGCAACAAAATACATGTAGCGGCTCCGGGAGTAAATATTCTAAGTACTACACCCGGAAACACATATGATTATTTCACCGGAACATCGGCAGCCGTTCCTTTTGTGACGGGCATAGCAGCACTTTTACAAAGTTATGTGCCAAATTTGACCATAACACAGATTTCCCAACGTATAAAAGAAAACGTGGTATCCTGCACAAACTTGAAAGAAAAAGTCTCCGCGGGAGGAAGGGTCGATGCCTATGCTGCCTTGACAAACACAAAGCCGGAACCTGATACATACGATGGTCCTGGAAATGACAATAACACTGTTCCGGCAGGCCAACAGGGCGGTAATATTGATACTTGGTATACTATGGATCAACTGGCAAAAATAAAGGAAAAGCTCCATTACGGGGAATCAGGTGTGAATCCCGCATCGGGAAACTTCTCGGTTACAGTAAACGATATGAGTGTCCTTGCTCCTGGTTTTCAGGTAAACATATCACGTACCTACAACTCCAGAAATGATGTCAGCAAAGAATTTGGAAGAGGCTGGACCTTTGGTTTTTCAGGAAAAGTTGAGGGAACGGGAGTAGTCGATGTTTCACTCCCAAACGGAAGTGTTGAGAGATTCAGGCTAAACGGCAATGTATATGAGCCAGAGGAATCCAGAAGTAAATTTGCAAAAAATGCAGACAGTACATATACATTAACTACACCTGACCAATATAAGTACACCTTTAATACAAATCGTTATCTTGTAAAAATGGAGGACAGAAACGGCAATGCCATAAATATAACAGTTGATGGCAGCGGAAAAATAACCAAAATAACCGACACTGTGGGCAGGACTTATGCTGTCAGCTACGGAGCTAACGGACTTGTTCAAAAAATCACTGACCCGGAAAACAGGGTGGTAGTATATGAATATGACAATAATAAAAGACTGTCAGTGGTTACAGACCCTATGGGCGGTAAAATGAGATATTTTTATGATTCATGGGGATATCTGAATCAGATACAAGACCATAACGAAAAGGTAGTTGAAAAAATCACATATAATCATGCAGAGGGTGAAAACCAGCACAAGGTATCAGAGGCAACAGATTCTTTGGGAGATACAGTTAAATATGCCTATGATATGACAAATAAAAAAACTACCATTATCGATATAAATGGAAGGGTATCCTCCTATTGGTTTGACTCCTCCTTCTATACTATCCGAGTGCAGAACCCTGACGGAAAATCAAGCTATACGGAGTATTTTCAATATGGAGGTAAAAACAAATATGGCGATATAAAATCTCAAACTGACTGTAATGGTAATAAAACACAGTATGAAATTGATGATAGAGGTAATGTAACTAAAATTATCAATCCTGACGGAAGTACATATTTAAAAGAATATGATGAAAAAAACAATGTAACAAAAGAAGTGGATGAGTGCGGGAAAATAACCTACAATGTGTACGATGAAAACAAGATAAACCTTATAAAGAAGGTACAACCCCTTAACGGGACAGATGTATACGACGGTACAGACGATACAGGTTTTGCAATAACCTCTTACCAATACTATACTGCGGAAGAATCGGGTTCATTGGCAAAAGGATTATTAAAAAGTGAAACTGATGCGGAAGGTAATACAACCACATATACCTACAATACTTACGGCGATGTAGAAACTGTATCTGACCCGGAAACAGGAAAAGTTACAACTTATGAGTACAACCAGATTGGATGGAAAACCTCCGAAACGACACCAAAAGGCTACAGAACTGAATTTACCTACGACAAAAACGGCCAGTTAATTAAGACTACAATAGTAAGTTCAAAAAATGAGACTCAAAGAACTGTGTATGATCTATTGGGAAGAAAAATGCAAGAAATTACCCCAAACCAATACGATAGTACTAAGGACAACGTAGAAACTAATACATACGTTGACAATACGGTGGGGACAAAATACGAATACTTTGACAGTGGTAAAATAAAGGAACAAATAAATGCATTAGGAGATAAAACAAGCTTCACTTACGATGTATACGGAAACATTCTTACCGAAACAAAACCCAACGGTGCAATTTACAGATATGAGTATGATGTTCTGGACAGACCACTTAAAATATACTTCAGAGATAATTCATCAGTATCTGAAATATTACTTACCCAATATAGTTATGCAACTTTGGAAGATGGAAAAACACAGAAAACTGAAACAAAATTTCTTGATTCCAAGGATAAGGCTGTCACAGTTTATACCTATGACTATGCTGACAGGCTTGTAGAACAGCAGAATCCGGATGGAACCAGGCTCAGGACAATATACAACGCAAACGAAACAATCAACAGGCAGATTGCAGCTAATGGAAGCAGTACATACTTCAAATATGACGGACTAAACAGATTGACAGAACAGTGGACTCCATTTGAAGTATCCAACGGAAACACACTGTACACCTATAGCAAAATCGAATATGACAAAGCCGGAAGAAAAACTGCGGTGAAATCAGGCAAAGACAAGGTACTTCTTTGGTCAATACCTGAAAGTCTTGCAATAACAAACTATCGGTATTACAAAAACGGTAACGTTAGTCAAACAATGGATTCTGAAGGAAGAAAGACGGAGTACCTATATGATGACGATGGAAACGTTATAAGAGAAAGTGTATATACTGATGCAGCCAATAAGTTAGTAACAGATTATACTTACAATTACCTTGGGAAGTTGGAAAAAAAGGAGCAGCATGTAAAAGCAGGAGACCTGTACGGAAAAGACTTTGACGACACAACGGACACAGTACTTACAACCTCCTATACCTATGATAAGAATGGTAACAGAAAAACCGTGACAGCCCCCAACAAGGTAACCACCACATTTGAATATGATGAACTTGACAGACAGCTATCTCAAAGTGAACCCGGAGTGAGTGAAAAGGGTGTGGTCGTCACAATAACTAAATCCACAACCTACGACTGGGAGGGAAACCTGCTTACTGTAACAGATGCTAAGGGCGGTATTACAAAGTATGAGTATAATCATAGAGGATTACTGATTAAAGTAACAGATGCCCAAAATGGAGTAACAGCGTACGACTACGACCTTGCAGGAAGAAAAATAGCAGAAGTAACACCAAAAAACTATGATAGCACAAAAAGTATTTATAACATGAGCAGGATTGAATATGTCTACGATGAAATGGACAGAGTCATAGCAAAAAAAGACATATATATAGACCCTGTTACACACCAGTGGATAACCATATACACAAAAACCTGCAAATATGATAATTCAGGCAATCTCATAAAAGAACTCGATGCTGCGGGATATGACTCAGGAGTAGGAACAACACTGGAAGAAAAAATAAATTCAGGTTATGGTACCGAGTATACATACAATCTGGCAAACCTGGTAATAACGTCAAAAGACCCGGTAGCAAAGGAATATGATCTTGCATTTACTTCCAGAAGTGAATATGACGGATTGGCAAGAAAGATATCTGAAACCAATGCAAACAAAGTGGAAACCCGGTACACATACAACGATGCAGGGGATATACTTTCAGTAAGTCTGAAAAAAAATCCTTCGTCTGAACCAAAGGTAATAAAGCATTCTACCTATGACCTTGCAGGCAGAATACTGGCACAGACTGACGGGAACGGCAATACCACTACATTTGAATATAACGCTCTGGGGAAAGTCAGAAAAACAGTTGCACCGGGAGACAGCACCATCCCGTCAATAATGGTAACAAGCCAGTACGACGAAATGGGACAACTGAAGCAACAACTAAACTCAATGGGAAAGGTTGACCTCTATACCTACGATAATCAGGGGAGACAGCTTTCCCATACAGAGAAAAAGTCCGATAATACCCAGGCCATAACTACATATTCAACCTATGACTTAAATGGAAACAAATACTCGGAAACTGACGGGAATGGGAATGTAAAGACATATAACTATGACAGTTTAAACAGACTTCTAGCTGTTGAAACAACGGTAGGTGGCAGGGAAAAAACAACTACTTGGACATACGATGCCAACGGAAACAAAACCTCTGAAACCGACTGGCTTGGTAATACAAGTACCAACATCTATGATCCATTAAACAGGTTAATAGAAAAAAAAGATCCCTACACTACAATACAAAAGTTAGAGTACAACAAAAACAGCAAACAAATAAAATCAACAGATGCATTGGGCAACGAAACCATATACATATACGACAAAAACAACAGACTCATTGCAACTATAGACCCAGAGGGTCATACAACAAGTCAATCCTATGATGATGTTGGTAATATCATAGCCAAAACAAATGGCAGAAATATTACCACAACATATAGATTTGATGAATTTAACAGGTTGACAGAGGTAATTAACCCCAAGTCTGAGAAAACAACCTATACCTACGACTTGAACGGAAACAAGTTAACTCAGACTGACGGAAACGGAAACACAACCTACTATGAGTACAATGCTGCAAATAAGGTTATTAGGAAAATAGACCAGGGTGGAAGAATAGGGACACCGGGGAAATATACATATCTGGATGCTAAAACAGAAAAGTACACCTATTTTGCAGACGGCAGCCTGAAGACAAAAACTGATAGAAACGGAAAACAGACCATATATTCCTATGACATACATGGTAGACTTACCAGAAAAGCCATAGGAGAAACTGCAATCAGCTATACTTACGACAACAATGACAACCAACTTACAATGACTGATAAAACAGGTACAACTACGAGAACCTATGACGAAGAAAACAGGGTAATAACCAAAAAAGCACCGGGCTTTGGTACAACAACTTATACTTATGATAATCCTGAGGGAGAAGGTTTGTATTCTGAAACTACTGAGGATTTCAAGAACAACCTGACAAAAAAAGTATACGACAAAGTAGGAAGACTTTACCAAGTAATATCGGAGGGAAAGACCACTACATACAAATATTACGGCAATGGAAGCAGAAAAACCGTAATTTACAACGACGGAGCAAAAGAGGAATACACATACTACAAGGACGGACTAAATAAAACTCTCACTAACAAAAAAGCCGATGGAACGGTAATAGACACCTATAGTTATACCTATGACGAAGCTCACAACCAGACTTCAAAGACAGACCGAAAAGGAACTACAAGCTACATCTACGACAGTCTCAACAGACTTGAAAAGATAATGGAGCCAAACGGCAGGACAACCAACTATACCTTTGACAAGGCAGGAAACAGGCTTACAGAAACTATACTGGCAGGTGCGGCCTCTGTAACCACCACATATACCTATAACGAGCAGAACAGACTTGTATCAACAGTAAAGAGAAGTGGCACCGAAACAATAACCGACACATACAGGTATGACAATAACGGTAACACAGTTTCAAAAACCACAGAAATAGTAAAACCGGTTGCTACGTCAACATCAGGAGGCTTTAGTCTGGAAAAGTCAGGTCAGAGTATGGCAAGCAATGTAACCTACTATCAGTTCGATGTCTGGAATCAGTTGATAAAAACCACAACAGGTAAGAAAACAGCAACCTATTCTTATAACGGAGAAGGCTACAGGGTAACCAAGACCGAAAATGAGCGTACCACAAACTACCTGTATGAAGCTGACAAGGTAGTACTGGAAACAGACGTAGAAGGCAACGAGACAGCCAGAAACATATATGGTTTAAATCTCCTGACAAGAACTGCACAAAATGATACAATGAACTATATGTACAACGGTCACGGAGATGTAACCGCACTAATAGGGGAAAACGGAGCAATCCAAGCAACCTACTATTACGACGCCTTCGGAAACATAACAGAGCAGACGGGGGACGTCAATAATAACATAACCTACGCAGGCTACCAGTACGATAAGGAAACAGATCTCTATTACCTGAATGCCCGCTACTATGACAGTAAAACAGCCAGATTCCTAAGTGAGGATACTTATACTGGTGACCCTAACGATCCGCTGAGCTTGAATTTGTATACGTATTGCCATAATGAGCCGGTGATGTATTTTGACCCGACAGGGCATACATATGCTTATTTGACAGATTTAGCTAAGTCAGTTGGTGGGAATGCAAAATGGGATTCTAAAAAAAGAGTTGCTGTTGTAACAGTTAATGGAATAACAAAGGAATTAAAAACATCAGACTATAAAAATGTAAATGGAAAAATAGTAATTGATAATGAACAATTTGATAAAATGTTTACCAAAAGTACGAATTCCTATGTAACATACTCTATTGATACAACCGTTAAAAATGGAGATATAAAAGGAACTCAAATGGTAAATGTTAATGGAAATAATCAAATTATTTCATCACATAACCAAACAAATAACTATTATAAAGATACTAATAAGCCAAATCAGAAAGGGAATGCAACTAAGGGGACGGGTAATCTTAATGTTAATAATGCAGCCAAGATCCCAGATACATATACAGAGAAAAACGGAGTTAAAACACCAACTAGTAGCTTGCCATGGAATGGGGAGCCAGGATCTACAGGGACACTTTATAACCCCGATGGAAGCGTTAAGCAAGAAAGATGGTATAAGCCAAATACAGAACCTGATGTAGATATAGACTATAATCATGGTGGTACTGGACATACATTCCCGCATGGTCATGAGTATGATGAAAATGGTGAAAGAGGTGATCCGATACCTTTATTAATAAAACTACTACCTGCATTAAAAGAGGGTGCTATCCGAGTAGGGGATGCTGTTGAAGCTAGAGTGAGCCCTATTATAATACCAAAGCCTTTAATTGATATTTGGATGCGGTCAATGCCTGAGTATAAACCTAAAGATTTGGTTTGA
- a CDS encoding IS30 family transposase has translation MSNLIPGNQKHLTLDNRIFIEKSLDNNLPFKVIAKYLCKDPTTVSKEVKKHRSLTSRNNFVSHNHCVHRGKCGLTNVCKRTVACKKQCRTCNACNTHCDQFKNEICSKVLKAPFVCNGCSKKAGCRLDKYFYKATQANRQYKTILVESRNGINISEDSLNQMDAIVTPLILQGQTPYQILKNHPEIKCSEKTIYNYIASGVLSVKNIDLPRKVKYKPRKQDRPKAKDTGIFEGRTYNDFMKYMEAHPETNVVEMDTVVGCEGSRKVLLTLFFRSCKLMLIYLLPDKTATSVKKTFDHLEEKMSPIGFYNTFPVILTDRGTEFSNPEGLECGIDNTIRTSIFFCDPMASWQKPGIEKNHEYIRSVLPKGSSFDKLTQWDVTRLANHINSTARASLNGRTPLELAQLLLEKHALNAFGLREISCDDIILKPKLLK, from the coding sequence ATGTCTAATTTAATACCAGGAAACCAAAAACATCTCACCCTTGATAATAGGATTTTTATTGAAAAATCACTAGACAACAATTTACCTTTTAAAGTGATTGCGAAATATTTGTGCAAAGACCCTACTACTGTTTCAAAGGAAGTCAAGAAACACCGTTCTCTTACTTCTAGAAACAATTTTGTATCCCATAATCATTGTGTTCATCGTGGTAAATGTGGCCTTACAAATGTCTGCAAACGTACTGTTGCTTGTAAGAAGCAATGCAGAACATGTAATGCTTGTAATACCCATTGTGACCAGTTTAAAAATGAAATATGCAGTAAAGTATTAAAGGCTCCTTTTGTTTGTAACGGTTGTTCTAAAAAAGCTGGATGCAGGCTTGATAAATATTTCTACAAAGCAACTCAGGCTAATCGTCAATATAAGACTATCCTTGTTGAATCTAGAAATGGAATCAATATATCTGAAGATTCACTTAATCAGATGGATGCAATTGTCACACCTTTAATTTTGCAGGGGCAGACTCCGTACCAAATACTTAAAAATCATCCCGAAATAAAATGTTCTGAAAAAACAATTTATAATTATATTGCATCTGGTGTGTTATCTGTGAAAAACATTGATCTCCCCAGAAAAGTAAAGTATAAGCCTCGCAAACAAGACAGACCAAAAGCCAAAGATACAGGGATTTTTGAAGGACGAACTTATAATGATTTCATGAAATATATGGAAGCCCATCCAGAGACGAATGTTGTTGAAATGGATACAGTAGTCGGTTGTGAGGGTAGCCGAAAAGTACTACTTACATTATTCTTTCGCAGCTGCAAATTGATGTTAATTTATCTATTGCCAGATAAGACAGCAACTTCTGTTAAAAAAACATTTGACCATCTGGAAGAAAAAATGTCTCCTATCGGCTTCTACAACACATTTCCAGTTATTTTAACAGACAGAGGTACGGAATTTTCAAACCCAGAAGGACTGGAATGTGGGATTGATAATACCATACGCACATCCATATTTTTTTGTGATCCTATGGCTTCGTGGCAAAAACCAGGTATAGAAAAGAACCACGAATATATACGTTCTGTTCTTCCCAAAGGCTCATCCTTTGATAAACTGACGCAATGGGATGTAACAAGACTTGCAAATCATATTAACAGTACAGCAAGAGCCAGTCTAAATGGTAGAACCCCATTAGAACTGGCTCAATTGCTACTGGAAAAACATGCATTAAATGCATTCGGACTAAGAGAGATATCCTGCGACGATATCATCCTAAAACCAAAACTGCTGAAATAG
- a CDS encoding fibronectin type III domain-containing protein: MNTTTLLDTVPVPVNISATPALNSITIIWDKVSGASGYEISVDGAAFDNGTRTTYTHSSLAPGTQHVYRVRAKKSGITSEWSAAIVSATLTNEFGTPSNLKANADNTSIVLSWNQVADATGYEVEVDGVVTDNGDETSCIHNGLLPNTTHTYRVRAKSDTEVSEWTEPLTINTFLLQTPQGLSATSEETSMTINWQPVEGATTYELDFDGSVITGISETTYSAKGLDANSQHEIKVRAISGDGTSNWSNTLIKSTKFTSGNVPKVSAIAKKTSISIMWNKIDGATSYDVEADGIITSNVNATTFTSKGLQTGTKHVYRVRANNSSGAGEWCSLFTVSTLLQGPAIPSNVVSSSNMTSILVSWDKVTGAEEYEIEVDGTIIDNGTGTSYLHKGLSPDTTHTYKVRARSVSGCSEWSTPMIVKTLNSVQTYEITSLTGEEFDLILSGSDIQDLNKYTFSIHYDTNDFDLIDLCGFTPKTDTQEGDIYGTDITVKQVAPGTIVFVKNGSAQSWQVWSGIVNSIRLRAKHDGPAQITYTIQ; the protein is encoded by the coding sequence GTGAATACTACCACACTTCTTGATACAGTCCCTGTACCAGTAAATATTTCAGCAACTCCGGCTCTAAACAGTATAACTATTATCTGGGACAAGGTAAGCGGAGCATCAGGCTATGAGATATCAGTAGACGGAGCTGCATTTGACAATGGTACACGAACTACTTATACCCATAGCAGCCTTGCACCGGGAACACAGCATGTTTACCGGGTAAGAGCAAAGAAGAGCGGGATAACAAGTGAATGGAGTGCCGCAATTGTTTCTGCTACACTTACAAATGAATTTGGAACCCCTTCAAATTTAAAGGCAAATGCAGATAATACTTCAATCGTATTGTCATGGAATCAGGTTGCCGATGCGACCGGCTATGAAGTGGAAGTTGATGGTGTGGTTACCGACAACGGAGATGAAACCTCCTGTATACATAACGGATTACTGCCAAATACTACCCACACCTACAGAGTAAGGGCGAAAAGTGACACAGAGGTCAGTGAATGGACAGAACCATTGACAATTAATACATTTTTACTCCAAACCCCTCAAGGTTTATCAGCAACTTCAGAAGAAACCTCCATGACAATTAATTGGCAGCCGGTTGAGGGAGCAACAACCTATGAACTGGATTTTGACGGTTCTGTTATAACAGGTATATCAGAAACAACATATTCAGCCAAAGGTCTGGATGCAAATTCACAACATGAGATAAAAGTCAGGGCGATTAGTGGAGATGGTACCAGCAACTGGAGCAATACCTTAATTAAGTCTACAAAATTTACTTCCGGCAATGTACCAAAAGTATCAGCTATAGCTAAAAAGACTTCAATATCAATCATGTGGAATAAAATTGACGGTGCTACATCCTATGATGTTGAAGCAGACGGAATAATAACCTCAAATGTAAATGCAACAACATTTACGAGTAAAGGACTTCAGACTGGGACAAAGCACGTATATCGTGTAAGAGCCAATAACAGTTCCGGGGCAGGAGAATGGTGTAGTCTGTTTACTGTTTCAACACTTCTCCAAGGTCCGGCTATACCTTCAAATGTGGTATCCTCCTCTAACATGACGTCGATACTTGTTAGTTGGGATAAAGTAACAGGTGCGGAGGAATATGAAATTGAGGTTGACGGAACAATCATTGACAACGGTACAGGAACAAGCTATTTACATAAAGGACTTTCTCCCGACACAACCCACACCTACAAAGTAAGAGCCAGAAGTGTTTCAGGCTGTAGTGAATGGAGTACCCCAATGATAGTAAAGACCCTGAATTCAGTACAGACATATGAAATTACTTCATTGACAGGGGAAGAATTTGACCTGATTTTATCCGGTTCAGACATTCAGGATTTAAACAAATATACATTTTCAATTCATTACGATACTAACGATTTTGATTTAATCGACCTTTGTGGCTTCACTCCAAAGACGGACACACAGGAAGGGGATATTTACGGCACTGATATTACCGTAAAACAGGTAGCTCCCGGAACAATAGTATTTGTTAAGAACGGCTCCGCACAGTCCTGGCAGGTATGGTCAGGTATTGTTAATAGTATAAGGCTCAGGGCAAAGCATGACGGCCCGGCTCAAATTACCTACACCATACAGTAA